A genomic stretch from Sphingobacterium sp. ML3W includes:
- a CDS encoding NUDIX domain-containing protein encodes MFPFNVRVYGILINEKQEVLISDERTENVSFTKFPGGGLEYGEGLLEALIREYQEECAFDIDVVKHIYTTDFYEKSSFNDSQIISIYYQVKNTSAIQIRTTTKAFDFDLDQKVEDNKRQSFRWVPLHTLSIEDLTFKTDQIAWLEFLKTIK; translated from the coding sequence ATGTTTCCATTTAACGTAAGAGTATACGGGATATTGATCAACGAGAAACAGGAAGTGCTGATCAGTGATGAAAGAACGGAAAATGTTTCATTTACCAAATTCCCCGGTGGAGGGCTAGAGTACGGAGAAGGTCTATTGGAGGCTTTAATTAGAGAATATCAAGAAGAGTGTGCATTTGACATTGACGTCGTTAAGCATATCTATACAACTGATTTTTACGAAAAATCAAGCTTCAACGACAGTCAGATTATATCAATTTACTATCAGGTCAAAAATACATCAGCCATTCAGATCAGAACGACTACTAAAGCATTTGATTTTGATCTGGATCAGAAAGTCGAAGATAATAAGCGTCAATCCTTCCGATGGGTTCCGTTACATACACTTTCCATAGAAGATCTGACATTTAAAACCGATCAGATCGCCTGGTTGGAATTTTTGAAAACAATCAAATGA
- a CDS encoding class I SAM-dependent methyltransferase — MINRAFVLTNIYLAMNKATLQEIETRFDKDVERFSNLETGQATTLDAVWNMELITDAISSLYPNLEQVLDIGCGAGNYDVKLLQKVRSNPDVTLVDLSLPMLERAKERVGVLTTGAVHLIKGDFRQADLFEEKFDVIIATAVLHHLRDDQDWETAFRKLFKLLKSGGSVWIFDLIEQNSAPLQQLIYREKYGAYLTNLQNEAYRDHVFAYVEHEDTPRSLVYQLELLAKVGFKDIDVLHKNLCFASFVAFK; from the coding sequence ATGATAAACCGAGCATTTGTGCTCACAAATATTTATTTAGCTATGAATAAGGCGACATTACAAGAAATTGAAACGCGATTTGACAAAGATGTCGAACGGTTCTCTAATTTAGAAACAGGTCAGGCGACTACATTGGATGCGGTGTGGAATATGGAACTCATAACAGATGCAATTTCATCGCTCTATCCGAATCTTGAGCAGGTGTTGGATATCGGCTGCGGTGCAGGTAATTATGATGTGAAACTGCTTCAGAAAGTCAGGTCCAATCCAGATGTTACCTTGGTCGATTTGAGTTTACCTATGTTGGAGCGAGCCAAAGAACGTGTTGGCGTACTTACAACTGGGGCAGTTCATTTGATTAAAGGCGATTTTCGACAGGCCGATCTGTTCGAGGAGAAATTTGATGTGATTATTGCGACAGCAGTTTTGCATCATTTGAGAGACGATCAAGATTGGGAGACCGCATTTCGCAAACTTTTTAAACTTCTCAAAAGCGGGGGGAGTGTATGGATTTTCGATTTAATCGAACAAAATAGTGCCCCTCTTCAACAGCTGATCTATCGTGAAAAATATGGTGCGTATTTGACTAACTTGCAAAACGAAGCGTATCGTGACCATGTTTTTGCCTATGTGGAACATGAGGATACACCGCGATCGTTGGTCTATCAGCTTGAGCTATTGGCTAAGGTCGGATTTAAAGATATAGATGTACTACACAAGAATTTGTGTTTTGCTTCTTTCGTCGCATTCAAATAG
- a CDS encoding ROK family protein: MLQDNYVVGVDIGGTHISACIIDTKQWNIHLENVVRNHVFSQGDAKTILHTWASTIQNSIATSPTAIQFIGIAMPGPFDYENGISKMLGQSKYDNLYDQDIKSLLSAELGLPSTAIHFINDAAAFLQGEIFVQNLQTNPRILGITLGTGLGSAVWNKGEKAFDADLWNTPYQESIFEEYLVTRWFVKRFKEITEKDVTGLKEILDNHRETAAFATIKDEYATHLFDFMQFFEEKYQTNLFIIGGNIARALPIFIADREEFNKFTIHTAILGEKAAMIGAASIFS; this comes from the coding sequence ATGCTGCAAGATAATTATGTCGTAGGTGTTGATATTGGAGGCACTCATATTTCTGCCTGTATCATTGATACCAAACAATGGAATATACATTTAGAGAACGTGGTCAGAAACCACGTTTTTTCTCAAGGAGATGCTAAAACGATTTTACACACCTGGGCTTCCACAATACAGAATAGTATTGCTACCTCACCCACTGCTATTCAATTCATTGGCATAGCAATGCCGGGGCCTTTTGACTATGAAAATGGTATCTCTAAAATGTTAGGACAAAGCAAGTACGACAACTTGTACGATCAAGACATTAAAAGCCTTTTATCTGCTGAGTTGGGTTTACCTTCTACAGCTATTCACTTTATCAATGATGCAGCGGCTTTCCTACAGGGAGAGATATTTGTACAGAACCTTCAGACCAATCCGAGAATACTCGGGATTACTTTGGGGACAGGCTTAGGATCTGCGGTATGGAATAAGGGCGAGAAGGCCTTCGATGCAGACCTCTGGAATACACCTTATCAGGAAAGCATCTTTGAAGAATATCTTGTAACAAGGTGGTTTGTCAAACGGTTCAAAGAAATCACAGAGAAAGATGTCACTGGTTTAAAAGAAATTTTGGACAATCATAGAGAAACTGCTGCATTCGCAACCATCAAAGATGAATACGCAACACATCTATTTGATTTTATGCAGTTTTTTGAAGAAAAATATCAGACTAATCTCTTTATTATTGGTGGTAATATTGCGAGAGCACTTCCTATCTTTATTGCAGATCGGGAAGAATTCAATAAATTCACCATTCATACAGCTATATTGGGTGAGAAGGCAGCCATGATCGGCGCCGCAAGTATTTTCAGTTAG
- a CDS encoding alpha-ketoacid dehydrogenase subunit alpha/beta encodes MFDTAFDQNNESISTLSFDEFKKIIVNDYRTALESRYVSLLGRKEVLTGKAKFGIFGDGKELAQIAMAKVFRNGDWRSGYYRDQTFIFASGISDVYRFFSQLYAHPDVEADPSSAGRQMNCHFSTRVLDDQGNWLDQTVQKNSFSDISTTGGQMPRILGLGLASKLYKQNRNLDYLSYFSNKGNEVTFCTIGNAATSEGVFFEVINAAGVHQIPAVISIWDDGYGISVSNETQTTKGDISEILKGFQKEELTNGIEIFKVRGWDYAGLCETYEQAANIAREKHIPCLIHVTELTQPQGHSSSGSHERYKSQERLQWETDFDCIAKMKEWIQSSGIATDEELDQLDRDAKDFVRQEQKRAWTDYIRTLTLEAKEAIDLLSRIPNEKADFAAKKLQSMVEPSLKEVYGQVRKILHELKEKHTEGRQELLNWYKVKQEINEKRYNSKLFTDGVDSPFNVPAVEAIYNEDSKIVDGREVLNLCFEENFQRDERLLAFGEDVGKIGDVNQGFAGLQDKLGTHRVFDTGIRENSIIGKGIGLAIRGLKPIAEIQYLDYLIYGITVASDDLASLSYRTFGGQKAPVIIRTRGHRLEGVWHSGSPMSVILGSLRGLHVCVPRNMTQAAGMYNTLFRSDEPAIVVECLNGYRLKERLPENVGEFTVPIGYAERIKEGQDITVVSYGSTLRVVEEAAVELERLGIFIEIIDAQTLLPFDKGQLCAESLKKTNKLLVVDEDVPGGAAAFILQEILENQNGYYLLDSQPRTLTAKAHRPPYGSDGDYFSKPSSDDVVETVYAIMHEGNPEKYPSMFE; translated from the coding sequence ATGTTTGATACTGCATTTGACCAAAACAATGAATCTATTTCCACTTTGAGCTTTGACGAGTTCAAAAAGATTATTGTGAATGATTATCGGACCGCTTTGGAAAGTCGTTACGTAAGTTTATTGGGACGTAAGGAAGTGCTTACAGGCAAGGCGAAGTTTGGTATTTTTGGCGATGGAAAAGAGTTGGCACAAATTGCGATGGCTAAAGTCTTCAGAAATGGCGATTGGCGATCAGGATATTACCGTGACCAGACATTTATATTTGCTTCAGGCATCAGTGATGTCTATCGTTTTTTCTCCCAATTATATGCGCATCCGGATGTTGAGGCGGATCCTTCTTCTGCCGGTCGGCAAATGAACTGTCATTTTTCTACACGGGTGCTGGATGATCAGGGGAATTGGCTTGATCAAACGGTACAGAAGAATTCCTTTTCGGACATTTCTACCACAGGAGGGCAAATGCCCAGAATTTTGGGTTTAGGACTAGCATCTAAATTATATAAACAAAATAGAAATTTGGATTATTTGTCCTATTTCTCGAATAAAGGAAATGAAGTTACCTTCTGTACAATAGGGAACGCTGCGACCTCAGAAGGTGTGTTTTTTGAAGTCATCAATGCTGCTGGAGTACATCAGATTCCTGCAGTTATTTCTATTTGGGATGATGGTTACGGAATTTCGGTGTCGAATGAAACCCAGACTACAAAAGGTGATATTTCTGAAATACTCAAGGGTTTCCAAAAGGAGGAGTTGACAAACGGAATTGAAATTTTTAAAGTAAGAGGTTGGGATTATGCAGGCTTGTGTGAAACATACGAACAGGCCGCAAATATAGCAAGAGAAAAGCATATCCCATGTCTGATCCATGTGACCGAATTGACACAACCACAAGGGCATTCGTCTTCGGGATCCCACGAACGTTATAAATCTCAGGAACGCTTGCAGTGGGAAACGGATTTCGACTGTATCGCGAAAATGAAGGAGTGGATACAAAGCTCGGGTATCGCTACGGATGAAGAGCTGGACCAGTTGGATCGTGATGCCAAGGATTTTGTCCGTCAGGAACAAAAAAGGGCTTGGACTGATTATATCAGAACTTTGACGCTTGAAGCAAAAGAAGCCATTGATTTATTGTCACGAATTCCAAATGAAAAAGCGGACTTCGCAGCAAAAAAACTGCAATCGATGGTAGAGCCTTCTCTGAAAGAGGTGTATGGACAGGTCCGGAAGATATTGCATGAGTTAAAGGAAAAACATACGGAAGGCCGTCAGGAATTGTTGAATTGGTATAAGGTTAAACAAGAAATTAACGAGAAGCGGTATAATTCTAAATTATTTACTGATGGTGTTGATTCTCCCTTCAATGTGCCTGCAGTAGAAGCGATTTATAATGAAGATTCTAAAATTGTGGATGGTCGGGAAGTGTTGAATCTTTGTTTTGAAGAAAATTTTCAACGTGATGAACGTTTATTAGCATTCGGGGAAGACGTGGGGAAAATAGGGGATGTCAACCAAGGATTTGCAGGTCTACAGGATAAGCTCGGTACGCATCGCGTATTTGATACCGGGATCCGAGAAAATTCAATTATCGGTAAAGGGATCGGATTGGCGATTCGTGGGTTAAAACCAATTGCTGAAATTCAATACTTAGATTATTTGATCTACGGAATCACGGTTGCCAGTGATGATTTAGCGAGCTTAAGTTATCGTACTTTCGGAGGACAAAAAGCACCAGTCATTATTCGTACCCGCGGACACCGCCTGGAGGGTGTATGGCATTCGGGATCACCGATGTCTGTGATATTGGGCTCTTTAAGAGGATTGCATGTTTGTGTGCCACGCAATATGACGCAGGCTGCTGGAATGTATAATACGCTTTTCCGTTCAGATGAACCGGCTATTGTCGTTGAATGTCTGAATGGTTATCGCCTCAAAGAACGTTTGCCGGAGAATGTTGGTGAATTTACAGTGCCAATCGGTTATGCTGAGCGCATTAAAGAAGGACAGGATATTACGGTAGTCTCCTATGGTTCAACGTTACGCGTTGTCGAAGAAGCTGCTGTAGAATTGGAACGTTTGGGGATATTTATCGAGATTATCGATGCCCAGACCTTGTTGCCGTTTGACAAAGGACAATTATGTGCTGAATCTCTGAAAAAAACAAATAAGTTGTTAGTAGTGGATGAGGATGTACCTGGGGGTGCTGCTGCATTTATACTACAGGAAATACTTGAAAATCAAAATGGTTATTATTTGCTTGATAGCCAGCCTCGAACATTGACAGCAAAAGCGCACCGACCTCCCTATGGTTCGGATGGTGACTATTTCTCGAAACCATCTTCGGATGATGTTGTGGAAACTGTGTATGCGATCATGCATGAGGGTAATCCAGAAAAATATCCATCTATGTTTGAATAA
- a CDS encoding serine hydrolase domain-containing protein, with translation MKKTIISLFHLALLLPVLLFGQETPEIDQRLQTIMQRYQAIGLSVVLVKNNQIYFHKNYGNKNIEDKTLLNDDDIFRIASISKSFTATSFMQLLKQRRCSLDDDFGDLIGFPIRNPNYPQEKITLRMILSHTSSINDQNGYFNLDVINPTKNPNWKSSYNNYRPGSQYQYCNLNFNMAGAVLEKLTQMRFDNYISKNILKPLNLYGGYCVDSLDHLRLVPLYSFDKKANIIEELNAYAPRRDELANYQLGYTTPALSPTGGMKISTLDLAKYMLMHMNYGTGNGKKIMDKKYAKIMQTAVNKDAGYGLAIMNENTVIPGVILTGHTGSAYGLYSAMFFNPVKKYGFVVITNGCNIPDSENFNPLLKDCIRALYDTYIK, from the coding sequence ATGAAAAAGACCATCATTTCCCTCTTTCACTTAGCACTGTTGCTCCCCGTATTATTGTTCGGACAGGAGACTCCAGAAATTGACCAAAGATTGCAGACCATTATGCAACGATATCAAGCAATAGGACTTAGTGTAGTACTTGTAAAAAACAACCAGATTTATTTTCATAAGAATTATGGCAACAAAAATATTGAGGACAAGACTTTGCTAAATGACGATGATATCTTTCGGATCGCTTCCATATCAAAGTCGTTTACCGCGACCTCTTTTATGCAGCTTTTGAAACAGCGGCGCTGTTCTTTAGATGATGATTTCGGAGATCTTATTGGTTTTCCGATTAGAAATCCAAATTATCCCCAGGAAAAAATTACCCTTCGGATGATACTTTCTCACACCTCGAGCATTAATGATCAAAACGGTTATTTTAATCTGGATGTTATTAATCCAACCAAAAATCCGAATTGGAAAAGTTCTTATAATAATTATAGACCAGGCAGCCAATATCAGTATTGTAATCTAAATTTTAATATGGCCGGCGCCGTATTGGAGAAGCTGACTCAGATGCGTTTTGATAACTACATCTCCAAAAACATTCTTAAGCCATTGAATCTTTATGGTGGATATTGTGTTGACTCGCTAGATCATTTGAGATTAGTCCCTTTATATTCATTCGATAAAAAAGCTAATATTATCGAAGAACTGAATGCATATGCACCCAGACGTGATGAACTTGCAAATTATCAATTGGGCTATACGACTCCTGCACTCTCCCCGACTGGTGGAATGAAGATATCGACACTCGATCTTGCAAAATATATGCTTATGCATATGAACTACGGTACGGGTAACGGAAAGAAAATAATGGATAAAAAATATGCAAAGATAATGCAAACTGCTGTTAATAAAGATGCAGGGTATGGCCTCGCTATTATGAACGAAAATACGGTAATTCCAGGTGTTATATTAACGGGACATACGGGATCTGCTTATGGCTTATACAGTGCAATGTTTTTCAATCCTGTAAAAAAATATGGATTTGTAGTAATCACCAATGGCTGCAACATACCTGATAGCGAAAATTTTAATCCGCTACTCAAAGACTGCATCCGCGCCTTATATGACACGTATATAAAATAG
- a CDS encoding glutathione peroxidase, giving the protein MIVATIMVYMSMLFGNPEIYNFTFKTLEGQEVKMSDFKGKKILIVNTASKCGFTKQYKDLEELHKTFGDKLVIIGFPANNFGQQEPGSNTEIQEFCEQNYGVDFLMAEKVEVKGEQISPLFKYLITQDNPDFTGEIKWNFEKFLIDENGKLVHRFRSATNPLDPAIVNWVGNKK; this is encoded by the coding sequence ATGATTGTAGCAACTATTATGGTGTATATGTCAATGTTATTTGGCAATCCCGAAATTTATAATTTCACTTTTAAGACGCTGGAAGGGCAAGAGGTGAAAATGTCCGATTTCAAAGGAAAGAAGATATTGATTGTCAATACAGCTTCTAAATGTGGTTTTACGAAACAGTATAAGGACCTGGAAGAACTACACAAGACATTTGGAGACAAATTGGTTATCATTGGTTTTCCGGCGAACAACTTTGGACAACAGGAACCAGGCTCCAATACAGAGATTCAAGAATTCTGTGAACAGAACTATGGAGTAGACTTTTTAATGGCTGAAAAAGTAGAAGTAAAAGGGGAGCAGATTTCGCCTTTATTCAAATATCTGATCACGCAGGATAATCCCGATTTTACAGGAGAGATTAAATGGAACTTTGAAAAATTCCTGATTGACGAAAATGGTAAATTAGTACATCGCTTTCGATCAGCTACCAATCCACTGGATCCGGCGATTGTAAACTGGGTGGGAAATAAGAAATAA
- a CDS encoding DEAD/DEAH box helicase, which yields MNFSTLQLNKLLFSNIEKQKLSVLTTVQERVIPAILAGQDCLAIAPTGTGKTEAFTIPIVQHLLEKEEREHASVLILLPTRELCIQTKDRIAKLIEGTGLDIASFYGGGTYDSQLAAYPKAQLILATPGRLLDFLEQQVVDLKGINTLVIDEFDQLLDLGFALEINKIMQALPTERQSIFVSATRTAEMDKIILKRLKNPIEVTVEDHLKKGKISEYVLYVDKNDKKNLVRYLLENRIKSQALIFTRTVHAVERIEADLHRNGISALALYGDKSQQQREEIVAKFRNKENRVLIATDLLARGIDFPDLEAIINYEVPDFPEIYTHRIGRTGRSQTDGTAITLCDAEDNQKWIKLQLSLNKQIQIDDQHPFLLSWEKMLSSSQNNGRKGQSKSRKRR from the coding sequence GTGAATTTTTCGACATTACAACTCAATAAACTCCTTTTTTCCAACATTGAAAAACAAAAGCTTTCGGTACTGACAACCGTCCAGGAACGGGTGATCCCTGCTATATTAGCTGGTCAAGATTGTCTGGCGATTGCTCCTACGGGAACAGGAAAAACCGAAGCTTTCACTATCCCGATCGTACAACATTTATTGGAAAAGGAAGAAAGAGAACATGCCTCCGTACTTATTCTGCTTCCAACACGCGAACTCTGTATCCAAACGAAAGATCGAATTGCTAAACTGATTGAGGGTACAGGTCTCGATATCGCCAGCTTTTATGGTGGCGGAACTTACGACAGCCAGCTTGCGGCCTACCCTAAAGCTCAGCTGATCCTGGCTACGCCAGGCAGACTGCTCGACTTTCTAGAACAACAGGTTGTTGATCTAAAAGGGATAAACACTCTAGTCATTGATGAATTTGATCAATTGCTCGATCTTGGCTTTGCACTAGAAATCAATAAAATTATGCAGGCACTTCCCACCGAAAGACAGTCTATTTTCGTCTCGGCGACACGCACAGCAGAGATGGATAAGATCATTCTAAAAAGACTCAAAAATCCGATAGAAGTCACAGTAGAAGATCATCTTAAAAAAGGAAAAATAAGCGAGTATGTGTTGTATGTCGATAAAAACGACAAGAAAAATCTAGTCCGTTACCTTCTTGAAAACAGAATTAAATCACAGGCCCTTATTTTCACGCGGACGGTACATGCTGTGGAACGGATTGAAGCAGACCTCCATCGAAATGGCATTTCGGCACTAGCACTATACGGTGATAAGTCGCAACAGCAGCGTGAGGAGATTGTCGCCAAATTTAGAAATAAAGAAAACAGGGTTTTGATTGCGACGGACTTGCTGGCAAGAGGCATAGATTTCCCCGATTTGGAAGCTATCATAAACTATGAAGTACCGGACTTCCCAGAAATATATACACATCGTATCGGAAGAACAGGCCGCTCTCAGACCGACGGTACGGCCATCACACTCTGCGATGCCGAAGACAACCAGAAGTGGATCAAGCTACAGTTATCATTAAATAAACAGATACAGATTGACGATCAACATCCCTTTTTATTGAGTTGGGAGAAAATGCTGTCCAGTAGCCAAAACAATGGCCGAAAAGGACAATCAAAATCAAGAAAACGTCGTTAA
- the aroC gene encoding chorismate synthase: MAGNSFGDLFRISTFGESHGKAIGVIIDGCPSNITIDEEFIQSELDKRKPGQSRITTQRKESDTAQILSGVFEGKSTGTPIAIVIPNEDQRSKDYTHIKDIFRPSHADFTYQMKYGIRDYRGGGRSSARETAARVAAGAVAKSFLQQFGIEIFAHVSGVGTIEAPNLDTKDLKALLELRESNIARCADPATANEMVEFIDSVRKAGDTVGGRISAVVRHVPVGLGEPVFDKLHADLAKAMMSINAVHGFEYGSGFAGSELRGSEHNDIFVADDHDLNQVHTHTNFSGGIQGGISNGMDITFKVAFKPVATIMRDQETVDIHGNPAIASGKGRHDPCVVSRAVIIVEAMAALVIADHLLKHQSYKHAAR; the protein is encoded by the coding sequence ATGGCAGGAAACTCATTTGGCGATTTATTCAGAATCAGCACTTTTGGCGAATCACACGGAAAAGCGATCGGTGTAATTATTGATGGTTGCCCCTCAAATATAACGATAGACGAAGAGTTTATACAGTCTGAACTAGATAAACGGAAACCGGGACAGTCCAGAATTACCACACAACGAAAAGAAAGTGATACCGCTCAGATACTATCAGGCGTATTCGAAGGGAAGTCGACCGGAACTCCGATTGCCATTGTTATACCAAATGAAGATCAACGTTCTAAGGACTATACCCACATTAAAGATATCTTCAGGCCTTCCCACGCGGACTTCACCTATCAGATGAAATATGGTATCCGAGACTACCGTGGCGGTGGCCGCTCTTCAGCCCGTGAAACAGCCGCCCGCGTTGCTGCAGGAGCTGTTGCAAAGAGCTTTTTACAACAATTTGGCATCGAAATCTTCGCGCATGTTTCGGGTGTGGGTACGATCGAAGCGCCCAATTTGGACACCAAAGATCTTAAAGCCCTGCTTGAGCTACGTGAATCCAATATCGCACGCTGTGCTGATCCGGCCACAGCCAATGAAATGGTCGAATTTATAGATTCAGTAAGAAAAGCGGGTGATACAGTAGGTGGGCGCATTTCGGCGGTGGTAAGACATGTTCCTGTTGGACTTGGAGAACCCGTATTTGACAAACTTCATGCTGACCTCGCAAAAGCGATGATGAGCATTAATGCCGTACACGGATTTGAATATGGATCAGGTTTTGCAGGTTCAGAGTTGCGAGGTTCCGAACATAATGATATATTTGTAGCAGATGACCATGATTTAAATCAAGTGCATACACATACCAATTTCTCAGGGGGAATACAGGGCGGCATATCAAACGGTATGGATATTACTTTTAAAGTAGCATTTAAACCTGTTGCCACCATCATGAGAGATCAAGAAACAGTAGATATCCATGGCAACCCGGCCATCGCAAGTGGTAAGGGAAGACATGATCCTTGTGTTGTTTCGAGAGCGGTAATTATTGTAGAAGCCATGGCGGCACTTGTGATTGCGGATCATCTACTTAAACATCAAAGTTACAAACATGCTGCAAGATAA
- the aroA gene encoding 3-phosphoshikimate 1-carboxyvinyltransferase yields MNQQVIKLTHPSKKIKGTVQLTGSKSESNRALIIRSLSKGQVDIANLSEAADTVTLNRVLQIASDPQPGYNTIDIGPAGTAMRFLTAYLNLVQGNFILTGTERMQQRPIGILVDAMKEIGADIHYEKKTGYPPLKIEGGIFQGKGRVRIKGNISSQYISALLLIAPALKKGLTLEIEGELTSRPYVSMTLDMLKSVGIQHEWTANEIHIAPQTFSKSTIYVEPDWSAASYWYAIVALAEDGASIVLPGLKKDSLQGDIAIVDIMTHFGVQSSFESDGLHLHKTAIDSKKTLFDFKECPDLAQTVVVVAAALGRDVSFTGLETLKIKETDRIAALQTEIAKFGAELIADNETYHLKTAQVFQPKEVTFDTYEDHRMAMAFAPLALVFDQIKIAEPMVVEKSYPDFWKHLQAQSFIID; encoded by the coding sequence ATGAATCAACAAGTCATCAAGCTGACGCACCCATCAAAAAAAATAAAAGGCACGGTTCAACTGACAGGATCAAAATCCGAGAGCAACCGTGCTCTTATTATCCGCTCGTTGAGCAAGGGACAGGTTGATATAGCGAATCTGTCCGAGGCTGCTGATACGGTGACTTTAAACCGTGTATTGCAGATCGCATCAGATCCCCAACCCGGCTACAACACGATTGACATCGGTCCGGCAGGTACAGCAATGCGCTTTTTAACGGCCTATCTGAACCTTGTTCAAGGAAACTTTATCCTTACGGGGACCGAACGCATGCAACAACGGCCAATCGGTATATTGGTTGATGCCATGAAGGAAATTGGAGCTGACATTCATTATGAAAAAAAAACCGGTTATCCACCCCTAAAAATAGAAGGCGGCATATTTCAAGGAAAGGGCCGTGTCCGGATAAAAGGCAACATCAGTAGTCAATACATCTCGGCGCTGCTATTAATTGCTCCTGCATTGAAAAAAGGGCTTACATTGGAAATCGAGGGTGAACTGACTTCCAGACCCTATGTATCCATGACCCTCGATATGCTAAAAAGCGTCGGCATACAGCATGAGTGGACAGCGAATGAAATACATATTGCCCCACAGACTTTTTCAAAAAGCACGATTTATGTGGAGCCAGATTGGAGCGCAGCTTCTTACTGGTACGCTATTGTAGCTCTGGCAGAAGACGGAGCATCTATCGTCTTACCTGGGCTTAAAAAAGACAGTCTTCAAGGAGATATTGCAATTGTCGATATCATGACCCATTTTGGCGTGCAATCCAGTTTTGAATCCGATGGCTTGCATCTTCATAAAACAGCAATAGATTCGAAAAAAACGTTATTTGATTTCAAAGAATGCCCCGATCTCGCGCAGACTGTCGTCGTTGTCGCTGCAGCTTTAGGTCGTGACGTTTCATTTACAGGTCTTGAAACATTAAAGATCAAAGAAACTGACCGAATTGCCGCTTTACAGACTGAGATAGCAAAATTTGGTGCTGAATTGATAGCAGATAACGAAACCTATCATCTTAAAACAGCACAGGTATTCCAGCCAAAAGAGGTGACTTTTGATACCTATGAGGACCACCGTATGGCAATGGCGTTTGCGCCCCTTGCATTGGTTTTTGACCAGATCAAGATTGCGGAGCCAATGGTTGTAGAAAAATCGTATCCTGATTTCTGGAAACATCTGCAGGCCCAATCTTTTATCATTGACTAA
- a CDS encoding LysR family transcriptional regulator, whose protein sequence is MEIRHLIYFKTVAEELHFGRAAERLFMSQPPLSRQIKDLEDELGVILFFRTNKRVELTEAGKYFLEEVVEILQNLEHSKTITKQIHNNISGEFKLGYISSTPKQMLATVLKQIQQKFPYLRVSLFETSTQKQKAALENGKLDLGIMRAPIYASELLITPLFEDPMVIVGSTEVDFKNINFFNENFISFNQKYASEYHRLTINTCNRMGFEPKIVHQSNSMSSILELVSQGLGLAVVPASTIKQYPHLKLKILKLDDTDSKTEVILVSNIKSKNSALAEFIQCIQKEYLKFNKG, encoded by the coding sequence ATGGAAATCCGACATCTTATTTATTTCAAAACAGTAGCCGAGGAACTCCACTTCGGAAGGGCTGCTGAGCGGTTATTTATGTCCCAACCACCGTTAAGTCGACAAATCAAAGATCTTGAAGATGAGCTGGGCGTTATACTCTTTTTCAGAACGAACAAAAGGGTGGAACTGACCGAAGCGGGTAAATACTTTTTGGAAGAGGTTGTTGAGATACTTCAAAATTTAGAGCATAGCAAAACTATCACAAAACAGATCCATAACAATATTTCAGGTGAGTTTAAGTTGGGTTATATCAGTTCCACACCAAAGCAGATGTTGGCAACGGTATTGAAACAGATTCAACAAAAATTTCCCTATCTAAGGGTCAGTTTGTTTGAGACATCAACACAAAAACAAAAAGCTGCGTTGGAAAATGGAAAACTGGATCTCGGTATTATGCGTGCCCCTATTTACGCGAGCGAACTCCTTATCACCCCCTTATTCGAAGACCCGATGGTTATTGTGGGATCCACGGAAGTAGACTTCAAGAACATCAATTTTTTCAATGAGAATTTTATCTCTTTCAATCAAAAATATGCTTCTGAATATCATCGCCTAACAATCAATACCTGTAATCGCATGGGGTTTGAACCCAAAATTGTGCATCAAAGCAATTCCATGTCTTCTATCCTCGAACTTGTTTCTCAGGGATTAGGTTTGGCTGTTGTCCCGGCATCCACAATAAAACAGTATCCACATCTAAAATTGAAAATCCTCAAACTTGATGACACAGATAGTAAAACAGAGGTAATTTTGGTTTCGAATATAAAAAGTAAGAATAGTGCTCTTGCTGAATTTATTCAATGTATTCAAAAAGAATATCTTAAATTCAATAAAGGTTAA